A genomic region of Deltaproteobacteria bacterium contains the following coding sequences:
- a CDS encoding FG-GAP repeat protein, with the protein MMKVSVLPHLHLKWLLRVCFVLFLFAPNLAQAATKYWIGNGDSFSDDTKWSTSSGGTNDTTAPGLLDDATFDGNSADCVIDSSISVRGIYIQSDYAGVLSTSGFPAITVTGTLQLQGGETLTTSSGYPRVAAGTVVYNGTSPSYTLKNWNYGNLIINGGASSVFSLSADLVVGGDLSITSGILDLAGHNLSLGGTFNNNGTLRLQGGEILDHGMVALYHLDETSGTFYDATRYANDASAHGIVGYAATGEFSSNAISLDGQNGDYISAADSPSLSLTGPFTLSAWINLASTGQNAGIIEKYEASGPDGINGYRFRVSSGKLEANTLSGSSLAGVTGTTTVSANTWHHVAAVYDGTNIKVYLDGVLDGSAADTINPTDGASELRIGKYGIDGLAGELNTVIDEVAIYKGALNASDVNALYVAGSASDNSFPMDTHSGTVEYTGAAGTNTRNSLAAGNNYYNLIINAGDDTLKQDSILYVNGDLSIRSGATLNSNDQDVYVAGNWSNSSTYTSGNNKIVFDGSGAQSFDPGTDSTYQNIDVLKSGGILSLINHDLTLYSFSTDSGDTGTFAQGSQAMSMAILQLNGGTYTGGSGTITTDVFYQNAGTTFTAPSSTLYVDWGFYHLVGSTFNHNSGTVDLSDCQTIDGSTTFYNLTATAVTTMTFTAGSKQTIEHTLTLHGDSIAKTFLNLRSSIEGTEWLIDPQGSRDISGYVDVEDSKNTNASNITCYTNCIDSTHNTKWSFVTPAINVSKSSVAVTEGGATDSFTVVLASQPTDDVSVAVSPEDSSYGVLVSSSPLTFTTGDWNIPQTVMVTAIDDTRYEGAHTDSISFSVSSNDGGYNGMAVSSVTATITDNDAQPMISIDSPSVTEGNVGTKNLTYSVTLSNSSVQTITVDYATSDGTATAGSDYTATSGTLTFTPGQTSKTIDVSVIGDYVVEVDETLTMTLSNPSNATTVPPGIGTGTILNDDTAGVTINESGGSTNVTEGGATDSYTLVLTSQPTSSVTLTPSSSDTTHGVTVSPSTLTFTTGSWNTPQTVTVTAVDDNRYEGPHSATITHAASGGGYNGVTIASVTANITDNDAQPALSIADSSRDEGNSGSSSMDFSVTLNRPSVQTITVNYATANVSATAGSDYTATSGTLTFNPDEISKTISVPILGDTLYEDDETFTLTLLSGPSNATLDRSSATGTILNDDPQPSVQWTSSAQASASESGTMTVTAQLSAASGKTTTVPFSIGGTATDGTDYTITASPLTIAAGETTASTTISIIPDAIHEGNETVVLTMEAPTNASLGGTTVHTATITDDDFVGVTITESGGSTNVTEGSGVTDSYTVVLTSEPTQDVVITVTPDDKVSTTPPTLTFTSGNWNSPQTVTVSAVDNQVADGLHTGTITHTATSSDTFYNGLSIASVVANVTDNDSPGVSIAESSGSTVVTEGGNTDTFTVLLSTQPISDVTITMHPDSQVTTNPPSLTFTASNWNQVQTVTVTAVDDHLAQGNHTGLISPSASSGDSAYNAIGVNPITVSIIDNDSAGVTLTQSNGSTTVVEGGATDSYTIALTSQPTSDVVITVNAGSGVTASPTSLTFTSGNSGNWSTPQMVTVTAVNNSIAQGIHTATITHTAASNDTNYGANLTVGSIVVSITASDSAGIHFSPSSLSLAEGGDNATLSIRLNSQPTNTVTINYSPNAQINVTPIQMSFTANNWNQAQSLLVSAVDDNLVEGQHTGAFTYHSVSNDANYNNLTGSYANISIQDNDSEPSGGGEGETNITLNVNAGSNQSLRAGASIGLSASVTPSSTLSSGSYTYVWSVDSTSTGSGTLSDTSLANPVFTAGSDSGEVHLTLNVTHSSGASGSGTLTLYVIAVSGVRTEDQEEHVVGVHGSTHLLQTTTTVNTSNGNETSSSQRVALGVGSAQITLPASANTQYSFTVTNSGRLIIGVPGEEGGAGRVYFSEVALQDLSHNINLGELNLNNSISRVLTQNSSDPSSPRRSISSINNSSDFTYVSGSQAQGEFGSYLASGDINGDGEDEILVGAPNSGPHGMIYIYDSSYNLTSTIFGSAEHPVSSVLVSNYLNSSSKADILLGPDNPALNQNLMQQGALDSGQFRSNIALLSSDARSLSGSVELSSRGVDADFGSASSETDSITGYQSLAVGDLNGDGDPDLVVMGNDGTAYIYLGRKSLGDHLSASDANVRITGGSATNGFGRMIAIADVSGDGIADLIIGAPDYGANHSGAIYVIFGSSNLGSTSTLDVTSSSQVIVVPGASAADAIGSDLLLIANPNNPNSAADIYTLKSNNTVVKLSVASALSPRAGQTDDSRVSGSGGCSLSNNAAPNYFWAASIFLMWIYRKKQKRWLNH; encoded by the coding sequence ATGATGAAAGTGTCTGTACTTCCACATCTGCATTTAAAATGGTTGTTACGCGTTTGTTTTGTGCTTTTTTTATTTGCACCTAACCTTGCTCAAGCAGCGACCAAATATTGGATTGGGAATGGGGACAGTTTTTCAGACGATACCAAGTGGTCTACTTCCAGCGGGGGCACTAACGATACAACAGCCCCAGGGCTTTTAGACGACGCCACCTTCGACGGCAATAGTGCAGATTGCGTGATCGATAGCAGTATTTCGGTAAGAGGAATCTATATCCAGTCCGATTATGCGGGTGTCTTATCTACCAGTGGGTTTCCCGCCATTACCGTCACCGGAACCCTGCAATTGCAAGGGGGTGAAACCCTCACCACTAGTAGTGGGTATCCTCGAGTAGCAGCAGGAACGGTAGTCTACAACGGGACATCCCCTTCCTACACCTTGAAGAATTGGAACTATGGAAATCTGATTATTAACGGAGGAGCAAGTTCAGTCTTCAGCCTCAGTGCCGATCTCGTGGTAGGCGGCGATTTGAGTATCACCTCGGGGATACTCGATTTGGCGGGGCATAATTTATCACTGGGTGGAACTTTCAACAACAATGGAACCCTGCGTCTGCAGGGTGGAGAAATCCTGGATCATGGAATGGTCGCCCTCTATCACCTGGATGAAACCAGCGGCACCTTCTACGACGCCACCCGCTATGCCAACGATGCCAGTGCGCATGGAATCGTAGGCTATGCGGCCACTGGAGAATTTAGCAGTAATGCGATTTCTCTCGATGGCCAAAATGGCGATTATATTTCTGCTGCCGATTCTCCCTCTTTAAGTCTCACCGGGCCTTTCACGCTTTCTGCCTGGATAAATCTTGCCTCCACAGGTCAGAACGCCGGCATCATTGAAAAGTATGAAGCCTCCGGACCCGATGGCATCAATGGATACAGGTTTAGAGTGAGCAGTGGAAAACTCGAAGCTAATACTCTGAGTGGAAGTTCTCTTGCCGGGGTCACAGGCACCACGACCGTTTCTGCCAATACCTGGCACCATGTGGCGGCCGTTTATGATGGGACAAACATTAAAGTTTACCTGGATGGCGTGTTAGATGGCTCCGCAGCCGATACTATCAATCCAACCGATGGAGCCAGTGAGCTGCGCATTGGAAAATATGGAATCGACGGCCTTGCAGGAGAATTGAACACCGTGATTGACGAAGTGGCGATTTACAAAGGAGCCCTGAATGCCTCGGATGTTAACGCTCTTTATGTGGCTGGCTCTGCCTCAGACAACAGCTTCCCCATGGATACACATTCGGGAACTGTCGAATACACTGGGGCTGCAGGAACCAACACCCGCAATTCACTGGCCGCCGGAAATAACTATTACAACCTCATCATCAACGCCGGGGATGATACCTTGAAACAGGATTCTATCCTCTATGTAAACGGGGACCTCAGCATCCGTAGTGGAGCCACCCTCAATAGTAATGACCAGGACGTTTATGTAGCTGGGAACTGGAGCAATAGCAGCACTTATACCAGCGGTAACAATAAGATTGTCTTTGATGGGAGCGGTGCCCAGAGTTTTGATCCAGGAACAGACTCCACTTATCAAAATATCGACGTCCTAAAATCTGGTGGAATCCTTTCATTGATCAATCATGATTTAACCCTGTATTCTTTTAGTACGGATAGTGGAGACACGGGAACCTTCGCACAAGGCTCCCAAGCCATGTCAATGGCCATACTCCAGCTCAATGGAGGAACCTACACCGGCGGATCAGGGACAATCACCACCGATGTTTTTTATCAAAATGCTGGTACTACTTTTACAGCCCCCTCCAGCACCCTATATGTGGACTGGGGCTTCTATCATCTGGTTGGGAGCACCTTCAATCACAACTCGGGAACCGTGGATCTGAGTGATTGTCAAACCATCGATGGCTCTACCACTTTCTACAACCTGACTGCTACCGCTGTCACGACCATGACCTTTACTGCGGGTTCCAAACAGACCATCGAACACACTCTCACACTTCATGGAGACTCCATTGCAAAAACTTTCTTGAATCTAAGAAGCAGTATCGAGGGAACTGAGTGGTTGATTGATCCCCAAGGCAGCAGAGACATCAGCGGTTATGTGGATGTGGAAGACAGCAAAAACACCAATGCAAGTAACATCACCTGTTATACGAATTGTATCGATTCAACCCACAACACCAAGTGGAGCTTTGTTACGCCTGCAATCAATGTCTCGAAGAGCAGTGTGGCGGTGACCGAAGGCGGAGCCACGGATTCTTTCACCGTCGTCCTGGCCTCTCAACCCACCGATGATGTCTCGGTGGCGGTAAGCCCCGAAGATAGCAGCTACGGGGTTTTGGTGTCGTCTTCTCCCCTCACTTTTACCACAGGCGACTGGAATATTCCTCAAACGGTGATGGTCACAGCCATTGACGACACGCGCTACGAAGGGGCTCATACGGACAGCATTTCTTTCAGCGTGAGTAGTAACGATGGAGGCTACAATGGAATGGCGGTTTCCTCTGTCACCGCCACTATCACCGACAACGATGCCCAGCCCATGATTTCCATTGATAGTCCCTCGGTAACAGAAGGCAATGTGGGGACAAAGAATTTAACCTATAGCGTCACCCTCTCCAATTCCAGCGTTCAAACTATTACGGTGGATTATGCCACGAGCGATGGCACTGCAACGGCGGGATCCGATTATACTGCTACTTCCGGGACCCTCACCTTTACGCCAGGGCAGACCTCCAAGACGATCGATGTGTCGGTGATTGGCGATTATGTAGTGGAAGTCGATGAGACGCTGACCATGACCTTGAGCAACCCCAGCAATGCGACGACCGTTCCCCCAGGCATCGGCACAGGGACTATCCTCAACGACGATACGGCAGGAGTGACGATCAATGAATCGGGAGGAAGTACCAATGTGACCGAAGGAGGTGCAACAGATTCTTACACGCTGGTTCTCACCTCTCAACCGACATCCAGTGTCACCCTCACTCCGAGCTCCTCCGATACCACCCATGGAGTGACTGTGTCTCCGAGCACCCTGACCTTTACGACAGGCAGCTGGAATACCCCTCAAACCGTGACCGTCACTGCGGTAGACGACAACCGTTATGAAGGCCCTCACAGCGCAACGATCACCCATGCCGCTTCCGGCGGGGGATACAACGGTGTGACTATCGCCTCCGTCACCGCCAATATCACCGACAACGATGCCCAGCCCGCCCTCTCCATTGCCGACAGCAGTCGTGACGAAGGCAACTCGGGTTCTTCCAGCATGGATTTTTCTGTGACCTTGAATCGTCCCAGCGTTCAAACCATTACGGTGAACTATGCCACCGCTAATGTTAGCGCGACGGCGGGTTCTGATTATACCGCCACTTCCGGCACTCTTACCTTTAACCCGGATGAAATATCCAAAACGATTAGCGTGCCTATTTTGGGAGATACCCTGTATGAGGATGATGAAACCTTTACACTTACCTTGTTGAGTGGGCCTTCGAATGCCACACTTGACAGATCCAGCGCAACCGGGACCATCCTCAATGACGACCCCCAACCTTCCGTGCAATGGACCAGCTCCGCCCAGGCTTCTGCCAGTGAATCCGGAACGATGACCGTGACCGCCCAACTCTCCGCAGCGAGTGGGAAGACTACCACAGTGCCTTTTAGTATCGGCGGCACAGCTACTGACGGAACCGATTACACAATCACGGCTTCTCCTCTCACGATTGCTGCTGGGGAGACTACGGCCTCCACGACCATCAGCATTATTCCCGATGCAATTCATGAAGGCAATGAAACCGTGGTCTTGACAATGGAGGCTCCCACCAATGCCAGCCTGGGAGGCACCACAGTGCACACGGCAACGATTACCGACGATGACTTTGTGGGCGTCACTATTACCGAGTCGGGCGGAAGTACCAATGTCACCGAAGGCAGCGGCGTGACCGATTCTTACACCGTTGTGCTCACTTCTGAACCTACTCAAGATGTGGTGATTACAGTGACTCCGGATGATAAGGTATCTACTACTCCCCCAACCCTCACCTTTACTTCAGGCAACTGGAATAGCCCTCAAACCGTCACCGTGTCGGCGGTGGACAATCAGGTGGCTGATGGCCTGCACACGGGAACGATTACCCATACTGCCACAAGCTCGGATACTTTTTACAATGGGCTTTCCATTGCCTCAGTGGTCGCAAATGTTACTGACAATGATTCTCCTGGGGTATCGATTGCAGAATCTTCCGGATCCACCGTAGTCACCGAAGGAGGAAACACCGATACTTTCACGGTGCTGCTCAGCACTCAACCCATTTCCGATGTGACGATTACGATGCACCCCGACAGCCAGGTGACCACAAATCCTCCCAGTCTCACCTTCACTGCTTCAAACTGGAATCAGGTCCAAACGGTGACAGTCACCGCGGTGGACGATCACCTGGCACAAGGCAATCATACGGGACTGATCAGTCCCAGCGCCAGCAGCGGGGATAGTGCTTACAATGCGATTGGTGTTAATCCCATTACAGTTTCCATTATCGATAACGATTCTGCAGGGGTGACCCTCACGCAAAGTAATGGAAGCACTACCGTGGTAGAAGGTGGGGCCACCGATTCTTATACCATAGCCCTCACCAGCCAGCCCACCAGCGATGTAGTCATCACAGTAAACGCAGGCTCCGGAGTAACAGCATCGCCTACTTCCTTGACCTTTACGTCTGGTAACTCTGGCAACTGGAGCACGCCGCAAATGGTAACGGTTACAGCCGTGAACAACAGTATCGCCCAAGGCATACACACTGCCACAATCACGCACACGGCTGCCAGCAACGATACAAACTATGGGGCCAATCTTACTGTTGGATCCATCGTGGTCTCGATTACAGCCAGTGATTCGGCGGGAATCCACTTCAGTCCCAGCTCCCTTTCCCTTGCCGAGGGGGGAGACAATGCGACTTTGAGTATCCGTTTAAATTCGCAACCGACAAACACCGTGACAATCAACTATAGCCCCAATGCTCAAATTAATGTGACGCCGATCCAGATGAGCTTCACCGCCAACAACTGGAATCAGGCACAAAGCCTCTTGGTGTCGGCGGTGGACGACAACCTAGTTGAAGGTCAACACACAGGTGCCTTTACCTATCACAGTGTCAGTAATGATGCGAACTACAACAACCTGACCGGTTCTTATGCCAATATCAGCATTCAAGATAACGATTCCGAACCCAGTGGCGGTGGAGAAGGTGAAACTAACATCACTTTAAATGTGAATGCAGGCAGCAATCAGAGCCTGCGAGCAGGGGCCAGCATTGGTCTTTCTGCAAGCGTCACCCCTTCATCCACTCTGAGTTCAGGCAGCTATACTTATGTCTGGAGTGTGGACTCCACCTCGACAGGCAGTGGAACCTTGAGCGACACAAGCCTTGCAAATCCTGTGTTTACTGCAGGCTCTGACAGTGGAGAAGTACATCTCACTTTGAATGTCACTCACAGTTCGGGGGCCAGTGGATCAGGCACCCTCACCTTGTATGTGATTGCGGTCTCTGGTGTGCGCACCGAAGACCAGGAAGAACATGTCGTGGGAGTTCATGGATCCACTCACCTACTTCAAACCACAACCACGGTAAACACGAGTAACGGAAATGAAACGAGCAGCTCTCAGCGGGTAGCCTTGGGAGTAGGATCAGCCCAAATCACCCTCCCCGCGTCTGCCAATACCCAGTATAGCTTTACCGTAACAAATTCTGGACGTCTGATTATCGGAGTTCCTGGAGAAGAAGGCGGCGCAGGACGTGTGTATTTTTCTGAAGTAGCGCTGCAAGATCTTTCTCACAATATAAACTTGGGAGAATTGAATTTAAATAACTCGATCTCGAGAGTCTTGACCCAAAACAGCTCGGATCCCTCCAGCCCTCGTCGAAGCATCAGTAGTATAAACAACTCCTCCGACTTCACCTATGTCTCGGGTTCTCAAGCCCAGGGGGAATTTGGAAGCTATCTCGCCAGCGGAGATATCAATGGGGATGGAGAAGATGAAATTTTAGTAGGAGCCCCAAACTCTGGCCCCCACGGAATGATTTATATTTATGATTCCAGCTACAATTTAACGAGTACCATTTTTGGATCCGCAGAACATCCTGTCAGTTCGGTACTGGTTTCAAATTATTTAAATAGTTCTAGTAAAGCCGATATTTTACTGGGACCTGACAACCCTGCCCTAAACCAGAATCTCATGCAACAGGGAGCGCTGGATAGCGGCCAATTCCGATCAAACATCGCCCTGTTATCCTCGGATGCCCGAAGTCTTTCAGGCAGCGTGGAGTTGTCTTCTCGGGGAGTAGATGCCGATTTTGGAAGTGCTTCTAGTGAAACGGATTCCATCACGGGTTATCAATCGCTGGCGGTGGGAGATTTGAATGGAGATGGAGATCCGGATTTAGTGGTAATGGGAAACGATGGAACTGCCTACATTTATTTGGGACGAAAGAGTTTGGGAGATCATCTGAGTGCCAGTGACGCGAATGTACGGATCACAGGAGGCAGCGCGACTAACGGATTCGGACGAATGATCGCCATTGCAGATGTCAGTGGAGATGGCATTGCCGATTTGATAATTGGGGCGCCGGATTATGGGGCCAATCATAGCGGGGCAATCTACGTAATTTTCGGATCCAGCAACCTGGGATCAACTTCCACTCTCGATGTTACAAGCAGCTCCCAAGTAATCGTTGTTCCTGGAGCTTCCGCTGCCGATGCCATAGGCTCTGATCTCTTGTTGATCGCCAATCCGAACAATCCCAATTCTGCAGCGGACATTTATACGCTCAAGAGTAATAACACCGTGGTAAAACTCAGCGTGGCCAGCGCCTTATCCCCCCGAGCGGGCCAGACAGACGATTCCCGAGTCTCGGGATCGGGAGGCTGTAGTTTGTCGAACAACGCTGCACCCAATTACTTCTGGGCTGCTTCAATATTTTTAATGTGGATTTATCGAAAAAAACAAAAGCGTTGGCTTAATCACTAA
- the rseP gene encoding RIP metalloprotease RseP has protein sequence MTIITFLYFLVGLGLLIFIHELGHFLVAKWAGIRVEQFSLGFGPKLFGFKRGETEYKISILPLGGYVKMSGEEPEEEKIKPLDDPRSFAAQPLWKRVLVVLAGPTMNLFLALLLMPLVFMVGHQEPSYLHQESVLIGVKKDSPADKIGMMKGDKIIEIEGKPIQHWLEVMKTVKKNPNGSLELKVLRGSEIKSFQVKLDADKDNLVGIFGIEPPLFIVFPPIIAEVAPNSPALRAGLEANDRILSVNGTPINSWDEMSDLLTASQGKNTQLEVLRNAEKKNLAIAPTYDSDNKKWILGVVKKIPEGSYIQVKYSFAEALENGIEEYNGLLGLTFKVLKKLFSFKLSYRALGGPVQIAQATAQAAKSGFGDFLYFISYLSIQLGVMNLLPIPVLDGGHLFFMLFEVARGKALSIKTRMIAMQVGMALLFSLMILVTINDLSNLQVVHKLINFVVGKF, from the coding sequence ATGACCATCATCACCTTCTTATATTTTCTTGTCGGTTTGGGGCTTCTCATTTTTATCCACGAACTTGGGCATTTTCTCGTTGCCAAATGGGCGGGAATTCGTGTGGAGCAATTTTCGCTGGGTTTTGGCCCCAAGCTTTTTGGCTTTAAGAGGGGAGAGACCGAATACAAAATTTCCATACTTCCGTTGGGTGGCTATGTAAAGATGTCGGGCGAAGAGCCAGAAGAGGAAAAAATAAAACCCCTGGATGACCCTCGCAGCTTTGCAGCACAGCCTTTATGGAAACGGGTGTTGGTAGTGTTGGCAGGTCCTACCATGAATTTGTTTTTGGCTTTGCTGCTGATGCCTTTGGTTTTTATGGTTGGGCATCAGGAACCTTCTTACTTGCATCAAGAAAGTGTGCTGATAGGGGTCAAAAAGGATTCCCCCGCTGACAAAATTGGAATGATGAAAGGAGATAAGATTATTGAGATAGAAGGCAAGCCCATCCAGCATTGGCTGGAGGTGATGAAAACTGTGAAGAAGAATCCCAATGGAAGTCTTGAGTTAAAAGTTTTACGTGGAAGTGAAATAAAATCTTTCCAAGTAAAACTGGATGCTGACAAAGATAATCTGGTTGGGATTTTTGGTATTGAGCCCCCTTTGTTTATAGTTTTCCCCCCCATTATTGCTGAGGTGGCTCCCAATTCGCCAGCACTTCGTGCAGGTCTAGAGGCCAACGATAGAATTCTCTCTGTCAATGGAACTCCGATTAATTCTTGGGATGAAATGAGTGATTTGCTCACGGCTTCGCAAGGGAAAAATACGCAGCTAGAGGTATTGAGAAATGCAGAGAAGAAAAATCTGGCAATTGCTCCTACCTACGATTCGGATAATAAAAAATGGATTTTAGGGGTGGTTAAAAAAATCCCTGAAGGAAGCTATATCCAAGTGAAATATAGTTTCGCGGAGGCCCTAGAAAATGGAATAGAAGAGTATAATGGATTGCTGGGGCTTACCTTTAAAGTTCTAAAGAAATTATTTAGTTTTAAGCTTTCTTACAGGGCCTTGGGAGGGCCCGTTCAAATTGCTCAAGCGACGGCTCAAGCTGCCAAAAGTGGCTTCGGAGATTTCCTCTATTTTATTTCCTATCTAAGTATCCAGTTAGGGGTGATGAATTTACTCCCTATCCCTGTGCTCGATGGAGGGCATTTGTTTTTTATGCTCTTTGAAGTGGCCCGCGGGAAAGCCCTTTCTATCAAAACAAGGATGATCGCCATGCAGGTGGGAATGGCTCTGCTTTTTTCGTTGATGATCCTGGTGACCATCAACGATTTGAGCAATTTGCAGGTTGTGCATAAATTGATCAATTTTGTGGTGGGGAAGTTTTAA
- the tsaB gene encoding tRNA (adenosine(37)-N6)-threonylcarbamoyltransferase complex dimerization subunit type 1 TsaB, whose amino-acid sequence MYILALDTTSSQGGVVLLKDNEVLEANSWQAFSNHSAALAFNTHQILEKFKLKVNDLDAIGVCTGPGSYTGIRVVLSFVKGLAALSSIPIVRLSSLDLLAYQNRDLSPLAVCLDARNAEVYAKFFEKNFQLTQKDIQESCLSFKDFFVALESKISLSEVFWLGSGAIANAYFLREQGVQENKILPLEKSQLDILSLAQLSFECYQQKLFLGSVLELQGNYLRDFRVRDKGNTSP is encoded by the coding sequence ATGTACATTCTCGCCCTAGACACCACCAGCTCTCAAGGGGGGGTTGTCTTATTAAAAGACAATGAAGTTTTGGAAGCCAACTCCTGGCAGGCTTTTTCCAATCACAGTGCTGCCCTGGCCTTTAACACGCACCAAATTTTAGAAAAATTTAAACTGAAGGTAAATGACTTGGACGCGATTGGGGTTTGCACAGGGCCGGGCTCCTACACGGGCATTCGTGTGGTGCTCAGCTTTGTGAAAGGCTTGGCTGCACTGAGCTCTATTCCCATCGTCCGGCTTTCCAGCCTGGATTTACTGGCTTATCAAAATCGAGACTTGAGCCCTTTGGCCGTTTGTTTAGATGCCCGAAATGCTGAAGTCTACGCAAAGTTTTTTGAGAAAAATTTTCAGCTCACTCAAAAAGATATTCAGGAATCTTGCCTCTCTTTTAAAGATTTTTTTGTGGCCCTTGAATCAAAGATCTCTCTCTCGGAAGTTTTTTGGCTGGGTTCAGGGGCGATAGCCAATGCCTATTTTTTGAGAGAGCAGGGGGTACAAGAAAACAAAATTCTTCCTTTGGAAAAATCTCAATTAGACATTTTGTCTTTGGCGCAGCTGAGTTTTGAGTGTTACCAGCAAAAACTTTTTCTGGGTTCGGTGCTGGAGTTGCAGGGCAATTATTTGAGGGATTTTCGAGTGAGGGACAAGGGTAATACCTCACCCTAG
- the hisD gene encoding histidinol dehydrogenase → MNLLKTTDKNFQSKLQKILHRSASSNREVETKVATIISLVQKKGDAALFQLSKKFDQHELNKNTIEVSNSEIRQAFKLVQAEEHRALDLAASRIRDFHERHSLKSWQYKKDGLLLGQRVSPLDRVGIYVPGGKATYPSSVLMNAIPAQVAGVKEIVMVSPFPSGQMNPYVLVAANIAGVDRIFKIGGAQAIAALAYGTASIPRVDKIVGPGNTYVATAKRQVFGQVAIDMIAGPSEITIISDGGCNPYWIAADLLSQAEHDEQASALLLSWKEKYILEVQTAIEAILKNLPRATIAKKSLQSHGAFIRVRNEKEAATIANDIAPEHLELSVKNPESLLKKIKHAGAIFLGYHSTESFGDYLAGPNHVLPTNGTARFSSPLSTFDFLKFSSLIDCSAEMAKSLGPSVVRLAEMEGLHAHALAMKFRL, encoded by the coding sequence ATGAACCTCCTCAAAACCACCGATAAAAATTTTCAAAGCAAACTCCAAAAAATCCTCCACCGTTCTGCGTCTTCAAATAGAGAAGTGGAAACAAAGGTTGCGACTATTATTTCTCTGGTTCAAAAAAAAGGAGACGCTGCCCTCTTCCAACTCAGCAAAAAGTTTGATCAGCACGAATTGAATAAAAACACGATTGAAGTCTCCAATTCAGAAATTCGACAAGCCTTCAAACTGGTGCAGGCCGAGGAACACCGCGCGCTGGATCTTGCAGCTTCTCGCATCAGAGATTTTCACGAGCGTCACAGTCTCAAGTCGTGGCAATATAAAAAAGATGGATTGCTGTTGGGGCAACGGGTCAGCCCGCTGGATCGCGTGGGTATTTATGTTCCGGGCGGAAAGGCCACTTATCCTTCTAGCGTTCTGATGAATGCCATTCCGGCTCAAGTTGCCGGAGTGAAAGAAATTGTGATGGTAAGCCCCTTTCCAAGTGGGCAAATGAATCCTTATGTATTAGTCGCAGCCAACATTGCCGGCGTAGACCGTATTTTCAAGATCGGCGGGGCGCAAGCCATTGCGGCCCTGGCCTATGGCACTGCCAGCATTCCTCGTGTCGATAAAATTGTAGGTCCTGGAAACACCTATGTGGCCACGGCCAAACGCCAGGTTTTTGGACAAGTCGCCATCGATATGATTGCCGGGCCATCGGAAATCACAATTATTTCCGATGGAGGCTGCAATCCTTATTGGATTGCAGCAGACCTGCTGAGCCAGGCGGAGCATGATGAACAGGCCTCAGCGCTACTCCTCAGCTGGAAAGAAAAATATATTTTGGAAGTACAAACCGCTATCGAAGCCATCTTAAAAAACTTGCCTCGTGCAACAATTGCAAAAAAATCACTCCAATCGCATGGGGCTTTCATTCGGGTAAGAAATGAAAAGGAAGCCGCAACGATTGCCAATGACATCGCGCCTGAACACTTGGAACTCTCCGTAAAAAATCCAGAATCGCTTCTTAAAAAAATCAAACACGCCGGAGCCATCTTTTTAGGCTATCACAGCACCGAATCTTTTGGAGATTATTTGGCAGGCCCCAATCACGTGCTTCCCACTAATGGCACGGCACGTTTTAGTTCACCGCTTTCTACTTTTGATTTCCTGAAATTTTCGAGCCTCATCGATTGCAGTGCCGAGATGGCAAAGTCCTTGGGCCCTAGTGTGGTGCGACTTGCAGAGATGGAAGGCCTGCATGCGCACGCCTTGGCAATGAAGTTCAGGTTGTGA
- a CDS encoding BrnT family toxin: protein MNFEAEFEWDQSKDFANQVKHQVSFQIAKLAFKDPNKVLTQDFSHSTDEKRYYCLGKVKEGILTVRFTYRKNKIRIIGAGYWRKGKQIYEEKNKIHE from the coding sequence ATGAACTTTGAAGCAGAATTTGAATGGGATCAATCGAAAGATTTTGCAAATCAGGTCAAGCATCAGGTTTCTTTTCAAATAGCAAAATTGGCATTTAAAGATCCGAACAAAGTTTTGACACAGGATTTTTCACATAGTACCGATGAAAAACGTTACTATTGCCTAGGCAAAGTAAAAGAAGGGATTCTTACAGTGCGATTTACTTATAGAAAAAATAAAATCAGGATAATCGGGGCGGGCTATTGGAGAAAGGGAAAACAAATTTATGAGGAAAAAAATAAAATACACGAATGA